A window of the Jeotgalibacillus aurantiacus genome harbors these coding sequences:
- a CDS encoding type 1 glutamine amidotransferase domain-containing protein, translating to MKTILLVVSNPAVSTTTGWPVGFWLSELTHPYHTLKESGYEVTIASPEGGKVEWDALSNPRDESGYSKHDELSLKYLDDPAFLAMLEQTPAINDLDLSGFDGIIVAGGQAPMFTFKEAKNLQDAFLSFYTAGKPSAALCHGTALLLYLNEDGRPFVQDKKMTGFTNEEEALADQAAGLKVMPFKIEEEAVMLGADFHKKEPWTSFAVRDGNLITGQQQESGKEVAELLVSFFREEGVAS from the coding sequence ATGAAAACGATTTTGCTGGTTGTGTCTAATCCGGCTGTTTCAACGACAACGGGATGGCCGGTTGGATTTTGGCTGTCAGAGCTGACCCACCCTTATCATACGTTAAAAGAATCCGGATATGAGGTGACAATCGCAAGTCCGGAAGGTGGAAAAGTGGAGTGGGATGCACTCAGTAATCCAAGAGATGAGAGCGGGTATTCGAAGCATGATGAGCTGTCATTAAAGTATCTGGATGATCCGGCTTTTCTGGCCATGCTTGAACAAACACCTGCGATTAATGACCTTGATCTGTCAGGCTTTGACGGCATTATTGTAGCTGGTGGTCAGGCGCCGATGTTTACATTCAAAGAGGCTAAAAATCTTCAGGATGCATTTCTTTCCTTTTATACGGCTGGAAAGCCAAGTGCAGCATTGTGTCACGGCACTGCGCTGCTGCTTTATCTCAATGAGGATGGACGTCCTTTTGTACAGGACAAAAAAATGACCGGTTTTACAAATGAAGAGGAAGCTCTCGCAGATCAGGCTGCCGGCTTAAAAGTGATGCCGTTTAAAATAGAAGAAGAGGCCGTTATGCTTGGTGCAGACTTTCATAAAAAAGAACCATGGACTTCATTTGCAGTGAGGGATGGAAACCTGATTACAGGACAACAGCAGGAATCGGGCAAAGAAGTGGCGGAGCTTCTTGTTTCGTTCTTTCGTGAGGAGGGTGTGGCGTCATGA
- a CDS encoding NADPH-dependent F420 reductase — translation MKIGILGKGNVGKSLSERFQAAGHEVVFGSRNPEEGDLSQQDAVDVSEVIVLAVPFQAALGLMEKLERLEGKIVVDVTNPIKPDFSGVDHADGLSGAERLQQKQPKAHVVKAFNQTGAENLRNPDGSMMFVAGNHTESLEVIHQLSEDAGFDTHTLHGLSLAKELESLAWLWIHYAVKERKKRDFVFQFKRL, via the coding sequence ATGAAGATCGGTATACTCGGAAAAGGGAATGTAGGAAAATCATTGTCAGAGCGGTTTCAAGCGGCTGGTCATGAAGTAGTATTCGGATCTAGAAACCCTGAAGAGGGAGATCTTTCGCAGCAGGATGCAGTGGATGTTTCAGAGGTTATCGTGCTCGCAGTTCCTTTTCAGGCTGCTCTTGGATTGATGGAAAAGCTTGAACGGCTTGAGGGGAAAATTGTGGTGGATGTCACGAATCCGATTAAACCTGACTTTTCAGGCGTAGACCATGCGGACGGGTTATCAGGAGCTGAACGACTTCAGCAAAAACAGCCTAAAGCACATGTAGTAAAAGCCTTTAATCAGACAGGGGCAGAAAATCTGCGAAACCCTGATGGCTCGATGATGTTTGTAGCCGGGAATCACACAGAAAGTCTTGAAGTGATCCATCAGCTTTCTGAGGATGCGGGATTTGATACACATACCCTGCATGGACTGTCACTCGCAAAAGAGCTAGAATCATTGGCCTGGTTATGGATTCATTATGCTGTCAAGGAACGCAAAAAGCGTGATTTTGTGTTCCAGTTCAAACGGTTATGA
- a CDS encoding low temperature requirement protein A, which yields MSEWSRPRVSETTGHRQASWIELFFDLVFIASLAESIHYVEAHLQDGLIGTIHWFLIMFTAPWIVWRSVTFYSDRYEENTSRHRVLIIVLMIPIGLFAYSVHGLTEGHFGWFWIAFLASRIWLLVMWGTVNMEHEAQRQTLKILIFGHGAAMLLVSIGFLTDFFIWFVTAALLIELFQTLLTLRSHTKLPALTQNHLPERFGLFTMLILGEGVLGVMYVLSGSSGFFLPIALFLLIVFCYWIYYDQVIYRLFQPTAWHIYWWGMWNWGIAISLLLLRSSFVGLKDGQQDAQLLFLCAVLLFLLTTGGTGLVGRKDALARRMTVRFIQARVILGLGLISAFLWIDSVYALITITLLVLLTVLLQGMYYWVKHLKRVQEV from the coding sequence ATGAGCGAGTGGAGCCGTCCCAGGGTCAGTGAGACAACCGGTCACCGGCAGGCATCGTGGATTGAGCTTTTCTTTGATCTGGTTTTTATTGCGTCATTGGCTGAATCCATTCATTACGTGGAAGCCCATTTGCAGGATGGACTGATCGGAACGATTCACTGGTTTCTGATTATGTTTACAGCTCCGTGGATCGTCTGGAGAAGTGTCACTTTTTATTCGGATCGCTACGAGGAAAATACGTCCCGTCATCGCGTGCTCATTATTGTCTTAATGATTCCGATTGGCTTGTTTGCTTATTCGGTTCATGGTTTGACAGAAGGACACTTTGGCTGGTTCTGGATTGCCTTTCTTGCCTCAAGAATCTGGCTTTTAGTCATGTGGGGTACGGTCAATATGGAGCATGAAGCGCAACGGCAAACGTTGAAAATCCTGATATTCGGGCATGGTGCAGCGATGCTTTTGGTAAGCATAGGCTTCCTTACTGACTTTTTTATTTGGTTTGTCACGGCAGCTTTACTGATTGAGCTGTTTCAAACGCTGCTTACATTAAGATCCCATACAAAGCTGCCTGCCCTGACCCAAAATCATCTCCCTGAACGGTTCGGACTGTTTACGATGCTGATTCTAGGAGAAGGTGTGCTGGGTGTGATGTATGTGTTAAGTGGCAGCTCAGGGTTCTTTCTTCCGATTGCGTTGTTTCTGCTCATTGTTTTCTGTTACTGGATCTACTATGACCAGGTCATTTACCGCCTGTTTCAGCCAACTGCCTGGCACATTTACTGGTGGGGAATGTGGAATTGGGGGATTGCGATTTCCCTGCTGTTACTGCGTTCGTCTTTCGTCGGGTTAAAAGATGGCCAGCAGGATGCCCAGCTTTTATTCTTATGCGCGGTGCTGCTGTTTTTACTGACAACGGGAGGCACAGGGCTCGTTGGGAGAAAGGATGCGCTTGCCCGAAGGATGACGGTGCGGTTTATTCAGGCAAGAGTCATTCTTGGCCTTGGCTTAATCAGCGCTTTTTTATGGATCGACTCGGTATACGCACTGATCACGATCACACTTCTTGTCCTGCTCACAGTGCTTTTACAGGGGATGTATTATTGGGTGAAGCACTTAAAACGAGTGCAGGAAGTTTGA
- a CDS encoding carboxymuconolactone decarboxylase family protein has product MQINAQEILERYRRGISLVHEEMPSAIHEYNQFTGKAFEDGEIDRAHKHLIALAIAVTDGDESSMVYHMDQCIEHDCSDKQIHEAMMVAAAYGGGSSMSHGVTMGLEMLKQLRH; this is encoded by the coding sequence ATGCAAATCAACGCACAGGAAATACTTGAACGCTACAGACGGGGGATTAGTCTCGTGCATGAGGAGATGCCGTCTGCGATTCATGAGTACAACCAATTTACCGGAAAAGCTTTTGAGGACGGTGAGATCGACCGCGCTCACAAGCATTTAATCGCGCTTGCCATTGCCGTCACAGACGGAGACGAATCCAGCATGGTGTATCATATGGATCAATGTATTGAACACGACTGCTCAGATAAACAGATTCATGAAGCGATGATGGTGGCAGCTGCATATGGCGGCGGTTCATCTATGAGCCATGGTGTGACGATGGGGCTGGAGATGCTGAAGCAGCTTCGGCATTAA